Proteins from one Actinobacillus delphinicola genomic window:
- a CDS encoding NYN domain-containing protein — MGTLQTTDWQIKGNVLKELRVGKRKWDSLTNDDWYYEVTQKSVDVKLGMDITILAYEKLVDTMVLIAGDSDFVPAAKQARIKGIDFILNPLKQRISPSLSEHVDGIQSFNIGVALTEIFKCDPEGNPDWWEEFKQHIELNKKKKRRTGKNLREIGRGNVKKCYFLA, encoded by the coding sequence ATGGGAACTTTACAAACGACAGACTGGCAGATAAAAGGCAATGTATTAAAAGAACTGAGAGTAGGAAAACGGAAGTGGGATAGTTTAACCAATGATGATTGGTATTACGAAGTTACACAAAAATCCGTTGATGTAAAATTAGGAATGGATATTACGATACTGGCTTATGAAAAATTAGTAGATACTATGGTCTTAATTGCAGGGGATAGTGATTTTGTTCCTGCCGCAAAACAAGCGAGAATAAAAGGTATTGATTTTATCTTAAATCCTTTAAAACAGCGGATCTCACCATCATTATCGGAACATGTTGATGGAATACAGTCATTTAATATTGGTGTAGCCTTGACTGAAATATTTAAATGTGACCCTGAGGGGAATCCTGATTGGTGGGAAGAATTTAAACAACACATTGAGCTAAATAAGAAGAAAAAGAGAAGAACAGGAAAAAATCTAAGAGAGATCGGGCGAGGTAATGTTAAAAAATGTTACTTTCTTGCCTAA
- a CDS encoding PoNe immunity protein domain-containing protein — MSIAYSRIFRQYYSIGKSPDELYPYYKEWLSYYSKAVGKNQYMDLGDLLDLFSIGVCYEDRKEEFLPYLQSIVDNAQPYIDPTLELYIKYLGLKPNEGKRAKFKVNYLERLLNSEDKVKALKNTMANWYRFNQGQPWYGRHERENYDGYWAFDVCGLVKILGIDDDVVKDHKYYPYDLVHFNDNKK; from the coding sequence TTGTCGATAGCATATAGTAGGATTTTTAGACAATATTATTCTATTGGTAAAAGTCCTGATGAACTTTATCCATATTATAAGGAGTGGCTGAGTTATTATAGTAAAGCAGTAGGAAAAAATCAGTATATGGACTTAGGCGATCTTCTAGATTTATTTTCTATTGGGGTATGTTATGAAGATAGAAAAGAAGAATTTTTACCATATCTTCAAAGTATTGTGGATAATGCACAGCCATACATTGACCCTACTTTGGAACTCTATATTAAATATTTAGGATTAAAGCCTAATGAAGGGAAGCGTGCGAAGTTTAAAGTAAATTATTTAGAGCGGTTATTAAATAGTGAAGATAAGGTGAAAGCGCTAAAAAACACTATGGCAAACTGGTATCGTTTTAATCAAGGGCAACCTTGGTATGGACGTCATGAAAGAGAAAATTATGATGGCTACTGGGCATTTGATGTATGTGGGTTAGTTAAAATTTTAGGAATAGATGATGATGTGGTCAAAGATCATAAATACTATCCCTATGATTTAGTCCATTTTAATGATAATAAAAAATAG
- the rsmD gene encoding 16S rRNA (guanine(966)-N(2))-methyltransferase RsmD — protein sequence MKKNQRNMADNKSNAIGQVRIISGLWRGRKLPVLNSEGLRPTGDRVKETLFNWLMGEVAGATVLDCFSGSGSLGFEALSRSAQEVLFLEKDKRVAAQLSQNLKALKTDKGLVKCTDTLQFLRQNTGNQQFDLVFLDPPFHFDLVKQTLALLEEYHWLKDNALVYVETEKGVTLSLSANWVCEKERVTGQVCYRLYRYSNTAV from the coding sequence ATGAAAAAAAATCAACGAAATATGGCAGATAATAAATCAAATGCAATTGGACAGGTTAGAATCATCTCAGGATTATGGCGTGGTAGAAAATTACCCGTACTCAATTCCGAAGGATTAAGACCAACAGGCGATCGTGTTAAAGAAACGTTATTCAACTGGTTAATGGGCGAAGTAGCAGGGGCGACGGTTCTCGATTGCTTTTCAGGAAGTGGCTCTCTAGGCTTTGAGGCATTATCACGCAGTGCGCAAGAAGTGCTGTTTTTAGAAAAAGATAAACGTGTTGCTGCACAATTATCGCAAAATCTAAAAGCGCTAAAAACGGATAAAGGGCTAGTAAAATGCACCGATACGTTACAATTCTTACGCCAAAATACGGGAAATCAACAATTTGATCTTGTTTTTCTTGATCCGCCATTTCATTTTGATTTAGTGAAACAAACCCTTGCGTTATTGGAAGAATACCACTGGCTAAAAGACAATGCCCTTGTGTATGTCGAAACGGAAAAAGGCGTGACGTTGTCACTTTCTGCAAATTGGGTATGCGAGAAAGAGCGTGTTACAGGGCAAGTCTGTTACCGTTTATATCGTTACTCAAATACGGCGGTATAA
- a CDS encoding CidA/LrgA family protein, translating to MLITKSKYKRARIRIKLQRLAFMETKLVLQLVLIVGIYYLGVGLSHFMPVIPGNILGMVLLLIFLLSGALKSKYIHEACSFLLKYMAIFFLPAAVALMSCTTLLKGAYLKFAFVCIVTTILVFIATVTTVAIVSRLIARKQSRV from the coding sequence ATGTTAATTACAAAATCAAAATATAAGCGGGCGCGAATACGGATTAAATTACAACGCCTCGCTTTTATGGAAACAAAATTAGTGTTGCAATTAGTTTTAATTGTCGGCATTTATTATTTGGGAGTGGGGCTATCTCATTTTATGCCCGTCATTCCGGGGAATATTCTCGGTATGGTTTTGCTCCTTATTTTTCTACTCAGTGGTGCATTGAAATCAAAATATATTCATGAGGCATGTTCCTTCCTCTTAAAATATATGGCGATCTTCTTTCTACCCGCTGCTGTCGCCTTAATGAGTTGTACCACACTCTTAAAAGGTGCATATTTAAAATTTGCCTTTGTTTGCATTGTTACCACAATTTTAGTCTTTATTGCCACAGTAACCACTGTTGCGATTGTTTCGCGTCTTATTGCACGTAAACAATCTCGGGTTTAA
- a CDS encoding Imm49 family immunity protein: MNLNYKTYIGSASKRNYEESVEHVIGYLENDRIRRDIIIKEFEYGIRKVNTLWLTSVYHQKLASQALLEFNDVDKFKQEIYVAAKLTFMENYKVKVMPCYLAWWIFLSDSPELMGYLKSNISYFLDKYAKCTASYMPNGGFLLYHILLALNDDWETLEKSVVGFLESNKKNQIRYIPDHKFFLAMCKKDIQGMEEALNMLLVPKVERRRMHDLDAYFDFYLNFIVLTYAKLATLKGFDLNIDRPTAPKELIVYAPLKEYKDPYDFMQDYSFDTHFEWGEKRIQIEHEADMEAKKFKNRIKATFKRLFRIDE, translated from the coding sequence ATGAATCTAAATTATAAAACCTATATTGGTAGTGCTTCTAAGCGTAATTATGAAGAAAGTGTAGAACATGTTATTGGATATTTAGAAAATGATAGGATTCGTAGAGATATAATAATAAAAGAATTTGAATATGGTATTAGAAAGGTGAATACACTTTGGCTTACAAGTGTTTATCATCAAAAACTAGCTTCACAAGCATTGCTTGAATTTAATGATGTTGATAAGTTTAAACAGGAGATCTATGTTGCTGCAAAATTAACATTTATGGAGAATTATAAAGTTAAAGTAATGCCATGCTATCTAGCGTGGTGGATTTTTTTGTCTGATAGTCCTGAACTAATGGGATATCTAAAATCTAACATATCTTATTTCTTAGATAAATATGCGAAGTGTACAGCAAGTTATATGCCTAATGGAGGGTTTCTTTTATACCATATTTTACTTGCACTTAATGATGATTGGGAAACACTAGAAAAATCTGTGGTAGGTTTTTTAGAGAGTAATAAGAAAAACCAGATCCGTTATATCCCTGATCATAAATTCTTTTTAGCTATGTGTAAAAAGGATATTCAGGGTATGGAAGAGGCATTAAATATGTTATTAGTCCCTAAAGTAGAAAGAAGAAGAATGCATGATCTTGATGCTTATTTCGATTTTTACCTCAATTTTATTGTGTTAACTTATGCGAAACTTGCGACTTTAAAAGGGTTTGATTTAAATATTGATCGTCCTACAGCACCTAAAGAATTAATTGTTTATGCGCCTTTAAAAGAATACAAAGATCCATATGATTTTATGCAAGACTATAGTTTTGATACGCATTTTGAATGGGGTGAAAAACGTATTCAAATTGAGCATGAAGCAGATATGGAAGCAAAGAAATTTAAAAATAGAATTAAAGCAACATTTAAACGATTATTCCGTATAGACGAGTAA
- a CDS encoding D-hexose-6-phosphate mutarotase: MQPAENIKKTKLRELATGVTLWTYNEIPMVEIHHPIGDALISLQGAQLLQWQPQGKDKSLLWLSDIEPFQLGKAIRGGIPICYPWFNNAGTPAHGYARISLWELVSHHVTPQSVYLVFGLFDKNGMIEARLEMQFDQHCHLMFKHYLEDPAQVALHSYFQVSNIKNVGVEGLPESCFNFVTQRDEIVPPIRHINGHTDCCYRIPRESEVSILDGTDKISIMQCNASDTVVWNPWEKATSAMSADAYQHMLCVETARIHDKLPKNENLILKIFTQ; this comes from the coding sequence ATGCAACCTGCAGAAAATATCAAAAAAACAAAATTACGTGAACTGGCAACAGGCGTAACCTTATGGACTTATAACGAGATCCCGATGGTGGAAATTCACCACCCAATCGGCGATGCGCTTATCTCTTTGCAAGGCGCACAATTATTACAATGGCAACCGCAAGGCAAAGACAAAAGTTTGCTTTGGCTAAGCGATATTGAGCCTTTTCAACTAGGCAAAGCCATTCGTGGCGGTATCCCGATTTGTTATCCGTGGTTTAATAATGCAGGCACTCCAGCGCACGGTTATGCACGCATAAGCTTATGGGAATTAGTCAGCCATCACGTCACTCCACAAAGTGTATATCTCGTTTTTGGGCTGTTTGATAAAAATGGCATGATTGAAGCACGCCTTGAAATGCAGTTTGATCAGCATTGTCATCTTATGTTTAAACACTACTTAGAAGATCCCGCTCAAGTGGCGCTTCATAGTTATTTTCAAGTATCAAACATTAAAAATGTTGGGGTAGAAGGACTTCCTGAAAGCTGTTTTAATTTTGTGACGCAGCGTGATGAAATCGTACCGCCTATCCGCCATATCAATGGGCATACAGACTGTTGCTACCGCATTCCACGAGAAAGTGAAGTGTCTATCCTTGATGGCACTGATAAAATTTCCATTATGCAATGTAATGCGTCCGATACCGTTGTCTGGAACCCTTGGGAAAAGGCAACCAGTGCAATGAGTGCGGATGCCTATCAACACATGCTTTGTGTCGAAACCGCCCGAATCCACGATAAATTGCCAAAAAATGAAAATTTAATCTTAAAGATTTTTACGCAATAA
- the dprA gene encoding DNA-processing protein DprA codes for MIQLSQHKIAEILLRLNQIPHLGQRSIMQILEKISLTDLLNYDREAFRHLGWNEKQIRAWFHPNEVEIEKTLQWAQQDDCHLMTIFDEDYPYLLKQTATPPSLLFTRGEKSLLNTPQMAMVGSRHCSSYGEYWAKYFAIELTLAGFHITSGLALGIDGFCHEAVVNMNAQTIAVLGCGLNHIYPKSHVPLAKKILENRGLIVSEFLPDQPPIAKHFPQRNRIISGLSQGVLVIEAGLKSGSLITTRYALEQNRDIFALPGNIQNQFSQGCHQLIRQGATLVESVEDILEVIQPYQYVSSHKPPAMLEPQQALREEPPLLKHIGYHPISLDELAEKTQMPIDTLMCELLDLELQDWLVQENGLYRRI; via the coding sequence ATGATTCAACTTAGCCAACATAAAATCGCTGAAATTCTTTTGCGTTTAAACCAAATTCCGCATCTCGGTCAGCGCTCAATTATGCAAATTTTAGAAAAAATCTCCCTCACCGATTTACTAAACTACGATCGAGAGGCATTCCGTCATTTAGGTTGGAATGAAAAACAAATTAGAGCGTGGTTTCATCCAAATGAAGTGGAAATTGAAAAAACATTACAATGGGCGCAACAAGATGATTGCCATCTAATGACAATTTTTGATGAGGACTACCCTTATCTTTTAAAACAAACGGCAACGCCACCATCGTTATTATTTACCCGTGGTGAAAAATCACTTTTAAATACGCCACAAATGGCAATGGTGGGCAGTCGGCATTGTTCGTCTTATGGCGAATATTGGGCAAAATATTTTGCAATCGAACTGACATTGGCAGGATTTCATATTACTAGCGGTTTAGCGTTGGGGATTGATGGCTTTTGCCATGAGGCGGTTGTAAATATGAATGCCCAAACGATCGCAGTGTTGGGTTGTGGTTTGAATCATATTTACCCCAAATCGCATGTCCCCTTAGCCAAAAAAATTCTCGAAAATCGGGGCCTGATTGTATCAGAATTTTTGCCCGACCAACCGCCAATCGCTAAACATTTTCCCCAACGGAATCGAATTATCAGTGGCTTATCGCAAGGTGTCCTAGTCATTGAGGCGGGGCTAAAAAGCGGATCGCTCATCACAACCCGCTACGCCCTTGAACAAAATCGTGATATTTTTGCCCTACCGGGTAACATCCAAAATCAATTTAGCCAAGGTTGCCACCAATTAATTCGCCAAGGGGCAACGCTTGTGGAGTCGGTTGAGGATATTCTAGAAGTTATCCAACCTTATCAGTATGTTTCCTCTCATAAGCCACCTGCCATGCTTGAACCACAACAAGCCCTTCGGGAAGAACCACCGCTTTTAAAACATATCGGCTATCACCCCATTTCCCTTGATGAGCTTGCTGAGAAAACCCAGATGCCAATTGATACACTTATGTGCGAATTGCTCGATCTTGAATTACAAGACTGGCTTGTCCAAGAAAATGGTTTATACCGCCGTATTTGA
- the glyA gene encoding serine hydroxymethyltransferase gives MFNNDLTLAQFDPELYAAMAEEAQRQEDHIELIASENYTSPLVMEAQGSKLTNKYAEGYPGKRYYGGCEFVDIVENLAIERAKKLFGADYANVQPHSGSQANAAVYSALVSAGDTILGMSLDHGGHLTHGAKVSFSGKIYHSVQYGINEQGLIDYDNVRQLAIEHQPKVIVAGFSAYSQVVDWAKMREIADEVGAYLFVDMAHVAGLVAAGIYPNPVPHAHVVTTTTHKTLAGPRGGLILATGDEALYKKLNSAVFPTNQGGPLMHVIAAKAVCFKEALQPEFTAYQHQVLKNAKAMVEVFKARDYDIVSNGTENHLFLVDLVRHNITGKAADAALGQANITVNKNSVPNDPQSPFVTSGIRIGTPAATRRGFGETEVRELANWICDILDSIGTEQESEVIHNIKEKVITLCRRYPVYGQ, from the coding sequence ATTTTTAATAATGATTTAACCCTTGCACAATTTGATCCTGAGCTTTATGCCGCTATGGCGGAAGAAGCACAACGCCAAGAAGATCATATTGAGTTAATTGCCTCAGAAAACTATACCAGCCCATTGGTAATGGAAGCGCAAGGTTCGAAATTAACCAATAAATACGCAGAAGGCTATCCGGGCAAACGCTATTATGGCGGTTGTGAATTTGTTGATATTGTTGAAAATCTTGCGATTGAGCGTGCGAAAAAACTATTTGGCGCAGATTATGCAAACGTCCAGCCACATTCAGGCTCACAAGCAAATGCAGCCGTATATTCTGCATTAGTATCTGCAGGGGATACCATTCTAGGTATGAGCCTTGATCACGGTGGTCATTTAACGCATGGCGCAAAAGTGAGTTTTTCAGGCAAAATCTATCACTCTGTACAATACGGGATTAATGAGCAAGGCTTGATTGATTACGATAACGTACGTCAATTAGCCATTGAACATCAGCCAAAAGTGATTGTGGCAGGTTTTTCTGCTTATTCACAAGTGGTGGATTGGGCGAAAATGCGTGAAATTGCGGATGAAGTGGGTGCTTACTTATTTGTAGATATGGCACACGTTGCAGGGCTAGTTGCGGCAGGAATTTATCCAAATCCTGTTCCCCATGCACACGTTGTTACGACAACTACACACAAAACATTAGCAGGTCCGCGTGGGGGCTTAATCCTTGCGACTGGCGATGAAGCACTTTATAAAAAATTAAATAGTGCGGTCTTCCCAACCAATCAGGGCGGTCCATTAATGCACGTTATCGCAGCGAAAGCGGTTTGCTTTAAAGAGGCACTTCAACCTGAATTTACCGCATATCAACACCAAGTATTGAAAAATGCTAAAGCGATGGTGGAAGTGTTTAAAGCACGTGATTACGATATTGTGTCAAACGGGACTGAAAACCACCTTTTCCTAGTGGATCTCGTTCGTCATAATATTACAGGTAAAGCGGCGGATGCGGCACTTGGTCAAGCTAATATTACCGTGAACAAAAATTCCGTACCGAATGATCCACAAAGCCCATTCGTGACATCAGGAATTCGTATTGGCACACCCGCAGCGACTCGCCGCGGTTTTGGTGAAACTGAAGTACGCGAATTAGCAAACTGGATATGCGATATTTTAGACAGTATCGGCACTGAACAAGAAAGCGAAGTTATTCATAATATTAAAGAAAAAGTCATTACACTTTGCCGCCGTTATCCTGTTTACGGACAATAA
- a CDS encoding LrgB family protein, with protein MYWHFIGILTLGTLCSVVTFKGATWLYSKLKTPFANPLLVSAAILILLLLVTDIPLEEYESGTVAISFFLGPATVALAYSVYIQWNLLRENFIPICAGCLVGSLVSMTSAYFLCEALGLGDNLALSFVPKSVTMPIALTVTQQLGGTAAITVAAVIVTGILGAILSPMLVKIFRIKNPIATGIAIGTCSHAVGTTKAIEMGELEGAMSGVAIAVSGLLTTLIVVIARVCGGI; from the coding sequence ATGTACTGGCATTTTATTGGTATCTTGACTTTAGGCACACTCTGTTCAGTTGTGACATTTAAAGGGGCAACGTGGCTTTATAGCAAACTAAAAACCCCCTTTGCGAACCCTTTACTGGTTTCTGCTGCCATTCTAATTTTACTTTTACTTGTCACCGACATTCCGCTTGAAGAATATGAAAGTGGCACGGTAGCGATCTCATTTTTCCTTGGACCAGCAACGGTTGCATTGGCCTATTCGGTTTATATTCAATGGAATTTATTGAGAGAGAATTTTATCCCTATTTGTGCAGGTTGTTTAGTGGGATCACTTGTTTCCATGACGAGTGCATATTTCCTTTGTGAAGCCTTGGGGTTAGGGGATAATCTGGCGCTTTCATTTGTACCGAAATCTGTTACTATGCCGATTGCCTTAACCGTTACCCAACAATTAGGCGGAACCGCAGCCATTACCGTTGCTGCCGTGATTGTGACAGGGATTCTAGGCGCAATTCTTTCACCGATGTTGGTGAAAATTTTTAGAATTAAAAACCCAATCGCAACAGGCATTGCTATAGGAACTTGTAGTCATGCCGTTGGTACTACAAAAGCCATCGAAATGGGCGAATTGGAAGGGGCAATGTCAGGGGTGGCGATAGCCGTTTCTGGATTATTAACTACGCTTATTGTCGTTATCGCACGGGTGTGTGGAGGAATTTAG
- the ftsY gene encoding signal recognition particle-docking protein FtsY, with protein sequence MSNESKKGGFWSLFGFGRKKKAKDIPNDEQQLETKVETELAAQETTPVAQTSAQEDVEVAEKVIAQEKAVIVEEKPTAQEENEITEQPIVESETAVIEESSDAEKATIAENQPIVESETAPIVENQPVVEEEPAVVEEQPIAEEETAVAEEQPVAEEETAVAEEQPVAEKETAIIEEQPIAEEETAIVEEQPTAEEEPVVVEERPTEEEETAVVEEQPVAEEEPAVVEEQPTAEEETEVVEEQPVAKEETAVVEEQPVAEEETAIVEEQPVVEKTQEKPKGRGGFFSRLVRGLVKTKQNIGSGFKGLFSGKKIDDDLFEELEEQLLIADIGVPTTTKIINNLTQHASRKQLKDADLLYQQLKQELSDIIAPVSAPLEIDSSKKPYVILMVGVNGVGKTTTIGKLARQFQQQGKSVMLAAGDTFRAAAVEQLQVWGERNNIPVIAQKTGSDSASVIFDAMQSAAAKNIDVLIADTAGRLQNKDNLMNELKKIVRVMKKYDETAPHEIMLTLDAGTGQNAISQAKLFNEAVGVTGINITKLDGSAKGGVIFAIADQFKLPIRYIGVGEQIEDLRPFNAEEFIDALFEN encoded by the coding sequence ATGTCAAATGAGAGCAAAAAAGGCGGTTTCTGGTCATTATTTGGATTCGGTAGAAAGAAAAAAGCAAAAGATATCCCGAATGACGAACAACAGCTTGAAACAAAAGTAGAAACTGAACTCGCTGCCCAAGAAACTACGCCTGTAGCACAGACATCAGCACAAGAAGATGTTGAAGTCGCAGAAAAAGTTATCGCACAAGAAAAAGCCGTGATTGTTGAAGAAAAACCAACGGCGCAAGAAGAAAACGAGATTACTGAACAACCTATTGTTGAATCTGAAACGGCGGTTATTGAAGAATCATCTGACGCAGAAAAAGCAACTATTGCAGAAAACCAACCTATCGTTGAATCCGAAACAGCACCGATTGTTGAAAATCAACCTGTTGTAGAAGAAGAACCTGCGGTTGTTGAAGAACAACCTATTGCAGAAGAAGAAACTGCGGTTGCTGAAGAACAACCTGTTGCAGAAGAAGAAACTGCGGTTGCTGAAGAGCAACCTGTTGCAGAAAAAGAAACTGCGATTATTGAAGAACAACCTATTGCGGAAGAAGAAACTGCGATTGTGGAAGAACAACCTACTGCGGAAGAAGAACCTGTGGTTGTTGAAGAACGGCCTACTGAGGAAGAAGAAACGGCGGTTGTTGAAGAACAGCCTGTTGCGGAAGAAGAACCTGCGGTTGTTGAAGAACAGCCTACTGCGGAAGAAGAAACCGAGGTTGTTGAAGAACAACCTGTTGCAAAAGAAGAAACCGCGGTTGTTGAAGAACAGCCTGTTGCGGAAGAAGAAACTGCGATTGTTGAAGAACAGCCTGTTGTAGAAAAAACGCAAGAAAAACCAAAAGGTCGTGGCGGTTTCTTTAGCCGTTTAGTGCGTGGTTTAGTCAAAACTAAACAAAATATCGGTTCAGGTTTTAAAGGGTTATTTAGCGGTAAAAAAATCGATGATGATTTGTTTGAAGAATTAGAGGAACAATTACTGATTGCAGATATTGGCGTACCTACAACAACTAAGATTATCAATAACTTAACCCAACACGCTAGCCGTAAACAATTGAAAGATGCCGATCTGCTTTATCAACAACTTAAACAAGAATTAAGCGATATCATTGCGCCTGTTTCTGCCCCACTTGAAATTGACTCAAGTAAAAAACCTTATGTTATTTTAATGGTTGGTGTGAATGGTGTGGGTAAAACCACAACTATCGGGAAACTTGCTCGCCAATTCCAACAACAAGGTAAATCGGTGATGCTTGCAGCTGGGGATACTTTCCGTGCGGCGGCTGTCGAACAATTACAAGTTTGGGGCGAACGCAATAATATTCCTGTTATCGCACAAAAAACAGGTTCTGACTCTGCCTCTGTTATTTTTGATGCGATGCAATCGGCTGCGGCAAAAAATATCGATGTGCTTATTGCGGATACCGCAGGTCGTTTACAAAATAAAGATAACTTGATGAATGAGCTTAAGAAAATTGTGCGTGTTATGAAAAAATATGATGAAACTGCACCGCACGAAATTATGCTCACCCTTGATGCAGGTACAGGTCAAAATGCAATTAGCCAAGCAAAACTCTTTAACGAAGCGGTTGGCGTAACTGGAATCAATATCACCAAACTTGATGGTAGTGCAAAAGGTGGGGTTATCTTCGCTATCGCGGATCAATTTAAACTCCCAATCCGCTACATCGGCGTCGGCGAACAAATCGAAGACCTCCGCCCATTCAACGCCGAAGAGTTTATCGATGCGTTGTTTGAAAATTAA
- the galE gene encoding UDP-glucose 4-epimerase GalE — protein MTILVTGGAGYIGSHTLVELMKAGLEVVVLDNLSNSSEVSLDRVAQITGKKVPFYRGDILDRDILRKIFAEHSITSVIHFAGLKAVGESVQKPLEYYQNNVTGSIVLLEEMLRASVYSIVFSSSATVYGDPQIVPITEDSPVGGTTNPYGTSKYMVERILMDTCKANPKLSAVILRYFNPVGAHESGLIGEDPNGIPNNLLPYISQVAVGKLAKLSIFGDDYPTPDGTGVRDYIHVVDLALGHLKALETHATDAGCHVYNLGTGTGYSVLDMVNAFMSANNVDVPYQISPRRPGDIATCYADPKKAWEKLGWKTERDLNTMMRDTWNWQKNNPNGYK, from the coding sequence ATGACTATTCTGGTTACAGGCGGTGCGGGATACATCGGTTCGCACACTTTAGTAGAATTAATGAAAGCGGGATTAGAGGTTGTCGTATTGGATAATTTATCTAATTCAAGCGAAGTATCTTTAGACCGTGTGGCACAAATTACAGGAAAAAAAGTGCCTTTCTACCGTGGCGATATTCTCGATCGTGACATTTTACGCAAAATTTTTGCCGAACATTCTATTACGTCCGTTATCCATTTTGCAGGGCTTAAAGCTGTCGGTGAAAGCGTACAAAAACCGTTAGAATATTACCAAAATAACGTAACTGGCTCTATCGTGCTTTTAGAAGAAATGCTCCGTGCGAGCGTTTATAGCATTGTATTTAGCTCATCAGCAACCGTTTACGGCGATCCACAAATCGTGCCAATTACTGAAGACTCCCCTGTCGGCGGTACCACTAATCCATACGGCACATCAAAATATATGGTAGAACGTATTTTAATGGATACCTGCAAAGCTAATCCGAAATTAAGCGCAGTTATCCTCCGCTATTTCAATCCAGTGGGTGCGCACGAAAGTGGCTTAATCGGTGAAGATCCAAATGGTATCCCGAATAATCTTTTACCATACATCAGCCAAGTTGCCGTGGGTAAATTAGCGAAACTGTCTATATTCGGCGACGACTACCCAACCCCAGACGGTACAGGGGTTCGTGATTATATTCACGTCGTTGACCTTGCACTTGGGCATTTAAAAGCGCTCGAAACGCACGCAACTGACGCAGGCTGCCATGTTTATAACTTAGGCACAGGAACAGGTTATTCTGTACTGGATATGGTCAACGCCTTTATGAGTGCAAATAACGTTGACGTACCTTATCAAATCTCCCCACGTCGCCCTGGTGATATCGCAACTTGCTATGCTGATCCGAAAAAAGCGTGGGAAAAACTAGGCTGGAAAACAGAACGCGACCTTAACACCATGATGCGTGACACTTGGAATTGGCAAAAAAACAATCCAAATGGTTATAAATAA
- the dapD gene encoding 2,3,4,5-tetrahydropyridine-2,6-dicarboxylate N-succinyltransferase, with protein MNQLQQIIEEAFERRAEITPTNVDQATKAAVESVIGGLDSGKFRIAEKIDGEWVVHQWLKKAVLLSFRINENQLIDGAETKYFDKVPLKFADYDQARFEKEGFRVVPSAMVRKGAFIGKNAVLMPSYVNIGAYVGEGTMVDTWATVGSCAQIGKNVHLSGGVGIGGVLEPLQANPTIIGDNCFIGARSEIVEGVIVEDGCVISMGVFIGQSTKIYDRETGEIHYGRVPAGSVVVSGSLPSKDGKYSLYCAVIVKKVDAKTLGKVGINELLRSVE; from the coding sequence ATGAATCAATTACAACAAATTATTGAAGAAGCTTTTGAACGTCGTGCTGAAATTACACCAACAAACGTCGATCAAGCGACCAAAGCCGCCGTTGAAAGCGTAATTGGCGGATTAGATAGCGGAAAATTCCGCATTGCTGAAAAAATTGATGGCGAATGGGTTGTTCATCAATGGCTTAAAAAAGCGGTATTACTTTCTTTCCGCATTAACGAAAACCAACTTATTGATGGCGCAGAAACGAAATACTTCGATAAAGTACCACTAAAATTTGCAGACTACGATCAAGCACGTTTTGAAAAAGAAGGTTTCCGTGTTGTGCCTTCTGCAATGGTACGTAAAGGGGCATTCATCGGTAAAAATGCCGTATTAATGCCATCTTATGTCAATATCGGTGCTTACGTCGGTGAAGGTACCATGGTTGATACTTGGGCAACGGTAGGCTCTTGCGCACAAATCGGTAAAAACGTTCACCTTTCAGGTGGCGTAGGCATTGGTGGCGTATTAGAACCATTACAAGCGAACCCAACTATCATCGGCGACAACTGCTTTATCGGCGCACGTTCTGAAATCGTAGAAGGCGTTATCGTAGAAGACGGCTGCGTGATCTCAATGGGCGTATTCATTGGGCAATCAACCAAAATTTACGATCGCGAAACAGGTGAAATCCACTACGGACGCGTCCCAGCCGGCTCAGTGGTCGTATCTGGTTCATTACCATCAAAAGACGGCAAATACAGCCTTTACTGCGCAGTAATCGTGAAAAAAGTGGATGCAAAAACACTTGGTAAAGTGGGAATCAACGAATTACTACGTAGCGTAGAATAA